In Roseimicrobium gellanilyticum, the following are encoded in one genomic region:
- the ilvC gene encoding ketol-acid reductoisomerase — protein sequence MAATIYTENDASLEPLRGKTCAVIGFGSQGHAHALNLKESGVNVVIGLYPASKSRKVAEERGFKVLDTADAVKEADVIMVAVPDTVIPKVYNADIAPNLTEGKTLLFSHGFAVHFKTITPPDNVNVIMVAPKGPGHLVRRQYTEGKGVPTLIAIYQDKSGNAKDIALAWAKGIGGTRGGVFETSFKEETETDLFGEQVVLCGGTTALVKAGFETLVEAGYQPEMAYFECLHELKLIVDLMFEAGIAGMRFSISETAEYGDVTVGPKIIDDHVKANMKAQLERIQKGEFAKEWMDEFNAGQPNFDRLRKEGKEHPIEEVGGRLRSLMSWVKKREIGGSQASYE from the coding sequence ATGGCAGCCACTATTTATACGGAAAACGACGCCAGCCTCGAACCCTTGCGCGGTAAGACCTGCGCGGTCATCGGCTTCGGCTCCCAGGGCCACGCCCACGCCCTCAACCTCAAAGAGAGCGGTGTAAATGTCGTGATTGGCCTCTACCCCGCCTCCAAGTCCCGCAAGGTGGCTGAAGAGCGCGGCTTCAAGGTGCTCGACACCGCTGACGCCGTGAAGGAAGCAGACGTGATCATGGTCGCCGTGCCGGACACCGTGATCCCCAAGGTGTACAACGCCGACATCGCCCCCAACCTGACCGAAGGCAAGACCCTCCTGTTCAGCCACGGCTTCGCGGTTCATTTCAAGACCATCACTCCTCCGGACAACGTGAACGTGATCATGGTCGCCCCCAAGGGACCTGGCCACCTCGTGCGCCGTCAGTACACCGAAGGCAAGGGCGTTCCCACGCTCATCGCCATCTATCAGGACAAGAGCGGCAACGCCAAGGACATCGCTCTGGCCTGGGCCAAGGGCATCGGCGGCACCCGTGGTGGTGTGTTCGAGACCTCCTTCAAGGAAGAAACCGAAACCGACCTCTTCGGTGAGCAGGTTGTGCTTTGCGGCGGTACCACCGCCCTGGTAAAGGCTGGCTTCGAAACGCTGGTGGAAGCCGGCTATCAGCCCGAGATGGCCTACTTCGAGTGCTTGCACGAACTGAAGCTCATCGTGGACCTCATGTTCGAAGCCGGCATCGCTGGCATGCGCTTCTCCATCTCCGAGACCGCCGAGTACGGTGACGTCACGGTGGGTCCGAAGATCATCGACGACCACGTGAAGGCCAACATGAAGGCCCAGCTTGAGCGCATCCAGAAGGGTGAGTTCGCCAAGGAGTGGATGGACGAGTTCAACGCCGGCCAGCCCAACTTCGACCGCCTCCGCAAGGAAGGCAAAGAGCATCCGATTGAAGAAGTGGGCGGCCGTCTCCGCAGCCTCATGAGCTGGGTGAAGAAGCGCGAAATCGGCGGCTCCCAGGCGAGCTACGAGTGA
- a CDS encoding methyltransferase domain-containing protein, with product MSNIYESERLLNEYLLFHYGSPTEILPWDFGPVEALGFAERSVNLLQDRMLIAAQGAAALDLGCAVGRSCYELAHGCERVIGIDYSQSFVNAAEKVRVSGELPYQQHIEGREIRELIAKRPECGDASRISFEQGDAMNIRADIGNFDVVHAANLLCRLPEPQKLIQRLPDLVKPGGQLLLTTPCTWLEEFTPSQNWPQGSTFEWLKESLSGSFELAEQVDLPFLIREHARKYQWSVALGTRWVRL from the coding sequence ATGAGCAACATTTACGAGAGCGAGCGCTTGCTGAACGAATACCTGCTTTTCCACTATGGCAGCCCCACAGAGATTTTGCCGTGGGACTTCGGCCCGGTGGAAGCGCTGGGCTTCGCAGAACGCAGTGTGAATCTCCTGCAGGATCGCATGCTCATCGCCGCTCAAGGTGCTGCTGCGCTTGATCTTGGCTGTGCCGTGGGCCGTTCATGTTACGAGCTCGCTCATGGTTGTGAGCGCGTGATCGGCATCGACTACTCCCAGTCCTTTGTGAATGCGGCCGAGAAAGTGCGTGTCTCAGGCGAACTCCCCTACCAGCAGCACATCGAAGGTCGCGAAATCCGCGAACTCATTGCGAAGCGTCCCGAATGTGGCGATGCCTCTCGCATCTCTTTCGAGCAGGGAGATGCCATGAACATTCGCGCGGACATCGGAAACTTTGATGTGGTACACGCTGCTAATCTCCTCTGTCGCCTTCCTGAGCCGCAGAAACTCATCCAGCGCCTGCCCGACCTCGTGAAGCCCGGCGGGCAGCTTCTGCTCACCACGCCGTGTACCTGGTTGGAGGAGTTCACACCTTCACAAAACTGGCCTCAAGGAAGTACGTTCGAATGGCTGAAGGAAAGCCTCTCGGGCAGCTTCGAACTCGCCGAGCAGGTGGACCTGCCCTTCCTGATTCGCGAACACGCGCGGAAATATCAGTGGAGTGTGGCACTCGGCACGCGATGGGTCAGATTGTGA
- a CDS encoding aminopeptidase produces the protein MSSMTTVQTAATGRKFPKFDLARLLGTVFEPTFGRRVCILIDLPDLAEAKGMAFLNNPERKVQRKAHEAFYQGLHGGVMEELALKGGEIFAYEKTGGSNLDLPDRCVDMEGNELSLEKDVYSKYDLVLCISTFSATAPLTAFAKQYGFRGATLHGLNDVILSTGLAVDYNDVSRDAEKLRASMTKADWVEIDFTVEGHEEMTVRLELNRQEAQKSHGLCQGDAPDVANLPAGEVYFVPTGAEGQFPLKYEDGTLGRLTVTGGRIIKAELIEGKQETIDEHNRKLQDDPMTGVLGELGFGTQVLPVSGADIQDEKVLGTCHLATGRDDHLGGHITPDQFKRRQNATHDDILFAPHKTPNFDIKQARMHRDGKTTVLIEHFQPAEYLRKALES, from the coding sequence ATGTCCTCCATGACCACCGTGCAGACCGCCGCCACCGGACGCAAGTTTCCGAAGTTTGATCTCGCCCGTCTCCTGGGGACGGTCTTTGAGCCCACTTTCGGTCGCCGTGTGTGCATCTTGATTGATCTTCCTGACCTCGCCGAAGCGAAGGGCATGGCCTTTCTGAACAACCCGGAGCGCAAGGTGCAGCGCAAGGCCCATGAAGCTTTCTACCAAGGTCTTCATGGCGGGGTGATGGAGGAACTCGCGCTCAAGGGCGGTGAGATTTTTGCCTACGAAAAGACCGGCGGCAGCAATCTGGATCTGCCCGACCGATGTGTGGACATGGAGGGCAATGAACTGAGCCTTGAGAAGGATGTGTATTCCAAGTATGACCTCGTTCTGTGCATTTCTACCTTTAGCGCCACCGCTCCTCTCACGGCTTTTGCGAAGCAGTACGGATTCCGCGGCGCCACCCTGCACGGTCTGAATGATGTGATTCTCAGCACCGGTCTCGCAGTGGACTACAATGATGTGAGCCGCGATGCGGAAAAGCTCCGCGCGTCCATGACGAAGGCGGATTGGGTGGAAATCGATTTCACGGTGGAGGGCCACGAAGAAATGACTGTGCGCCTCGAACTGAATCGTCAGGAAGCGCAGAAGAGCCACGGCCTCTGTCAGGGTGATGCTCCAGATGTGGCGAACCTTCCCGCGGGTGAAGTGTACTTCGTGCCCACGGGTGCGGAAGGACAGTTTCCCCTGAAGTATGAAGACGGAACGCTCGGCCGTCTGACGGTCACCGGCGGCCGAATCATCAAGGCTGAGCTGATTGAAGGAAAGCAGGAGACCATTGATGAGCACAACCGGAAGCTGCAGGATGATCCCATGACCGGTGTGCTCGGTGAGTTGGGCTTTGGCACGCAGGTGTTGCCTGTCTCCGGCGCTGACATTCAGGATGAAAAGGTGCTTGGCACCTGCCATCTCGCCACCGGTCGCGATGACCATCTGGGTGGACACATCACGCCCGATCAATTCAAGCGCCGCCAGAATGCGACGCATGACGACATCCTCTTCGCCCCGCACAAGACGCCGAACTTTGACATCAAGCAGGCGCGCATGCACCGTGATGGCAAGACCACCGTGCTGATTGAGCACTTCCAGCCGGCGGAGTATCTGCGCAAGGCGTTGGAGAGCTGA
- a CDS encoding MBL fold metallo-hydrolase produces the protein MSLLTRRDSLRSMAFALGGAAFGSQVSAEEKKQPDPTAAPAQPIKAESLGEKLAMISGAGGNILAFGGEDGVVVVDSGLENAALGVAAEILRAAGGPANILVNTHWHFDHVGGNANLSKGGARIFSSLNCLARVSKDQRNEFFNKDMPALPPKARPIVAIQDETQIHFNGEVIRLVPVAPAHTDGDVLVHLEKANVLHLGDVFFHGSYPFIDFSSKGWLGGVAAAVRTALEYTDEKTRVIPGHGPLATQQNLKEYLAFLEAMYERMHNLQSDGHTLEEAVSTLPSKAYDEKLGKGFMTPDMFARCTYEGILRHEKASKE, from the coding sequence ATGTCTCTGCTTACTCGTCGTGATTCCCTGCGCTCCATGGCGTTTGCTCTGGGAGGTGCGGCCTTTGGATCGCAAGTGTCTGCTGAGGAAAAGAAACAGCCAGACCCTACTGCCGCGCCCGCCCAGCCGATAAAAGCAGAAAGCCTCGGCGAGAAGCTCGCCATGATCTCCGGTGCGGGCGGAAACATCCTCGCCTTCGGTGGTGAGGATGGCGTGGTAGTGGTCGACAGCGGTCTGGAGAATGCCGCGCTGGGCGTGGCAGCAGAGATTCTCCGTGCCGCAGGCGGCCCCGCCAACATCCTGGTGAATACCCACTGGCACTTCGATCACGTGGGCGGCAATGCGAATCTCTCTAAAGGCGGAGCGCGCATTTTCTCTTCGCTGAACTGCCTCGCACGCGTGTCCAAGGACCAGCGCAATGAGTTTTTCAACAAGGACATGCCGGCGCTGCCGCCGAAAGCGCGTCCCATCGTCGCGATCCAGGATGAAACCCAGATTCACTTCAATGGTGAAGTCATCCGCCTCGTCCCCGTGGCTCCCGCACACACGGATGGCGATGTGCTCGTGCATCTGGAGAAGGCGAACGTGCTGCACCTCGGTGACGTGTTCTTCCACGGTTCCTACCCCTTCATCGACTTCTCCAGCAAGGGATGGCTGGGCGGCGTGGCCGCAGCGGTTCGCACCGCCCTGGAGTACACGGATGAAAAAACCCGCGTCATTCCCGGTCATGGTCCTCTCGCCACGCAGCAAAACTTGAAAGAGTATCTCGCGTTCCTCGAAGCCATGTATGAACGGATGCACAACCTGCAGTCCGATGGACACACGCTGGAGGAGGCCGTCTCCACGCTCCCCAGCAAGGCGTACGATGAAAAGCTGGGCAAGGGCTTCATGACACCAGACATGTTCGCACGCTGTACGTATGAAGGCATCCTGCGACACGAGAAGGCAAGCAAGGAATAG
- a CDS encoding SDR family oxidoreductase, whose protein sequence is MSTSKYVVITGCTRGLGRAMVAEFARAGWTVAGCGRSTEAISALRSEFPAPHFFQSSNVADEEDVMNFCAEVLQRHGAPDLLLNNAALINHSNPIWEVSAKEFSEVIDVNIKGTASMMRHLIQPMMKRGSGVIVNFSSGWGRSTSPEVAPYCATKYAVEGLSQAVAQETGGDIAVVALNPGIIDTEMLRSCFGGDASSYPKASEWAKRAVPYLMKLGKQDNGKSLSVP, encoded by the coding sequence GTGAGCACCTCCAAATACGTCGTCATCACCGGTTGCACGCGCGGTCTGGGCCGCGCCATGGTCGCAGAGTTTGCCAGGGCAGGTTGGACCGTGGCAGGATGTGGGCGCAGCACGGAAGCCATCAGCGCCCTGCGTTCGGAATTCCCCGCACCACACTTTTTTCAAAGCTCCAATGTCGCGGATGAAGAGGATGTGATGAACTTCTGCGCGGAAGTGCTGCAACGTCACGGGGCACCGGATCTCCTGCTGAACAACGCCGCCCTCATCAATCACAGCAACCCGATCTGGGAAGTATCTGCGAAGGAATTCAGTGAGGTGATCGATGTGAATATCAAGGGCACCGCCTCGATGATGCGTCACCTCATCCAGCCCATGATGAAACGCGGCTCGGGCGTCATTGTAAATTTCTCCTCCGGCTGGGGCCGCAGCACATCTCCTGAAGTCGCACCCTACTGCGCCACGAAGTATGCCGTGGAAGGTCTCAGCCAGGCGGTCGCCCAAGAGACTGGCGGTGACATCGCCGTGGTGGCGCTGAACCCAGGCATCATCGATACCGAGATGCTGCGGAGTTGCTTCGGCGGAGACGCCTCAAGCTACCCCAAGGCCAGTGAGTGGGCCAAAAGAGCCGTGCCTTACCTCATGAAATTGGGAAAACAGGACAACGGGAAGTCGCTCTCAGTGCCCTGA